From the Vespa velutina chromosome 16, iVesVel2.1, whole genome shotgun sequence genome, one window contains:
- the LOC124954693 gene encoding uncharacterized protein LOC124954693 isoform X5 yields MMDLLVQIATAHKLAASSYTLQAIGERGLVLPHQPNTPIGALDALQVKLLPKQCAFVPKKVKPANQPFETTFRLQVHLPRNQLYVSRVSPKMNLGEILNEVCREKNLDKHKYELRHPVNLEEILDLSLSLQDYHLQEVTLYAKQGRTLGSALSSQDIMALQRQEERRRQQAKQSVFGFMFKKSKESSLSTDSLEGRSVSPARSDETGRSASPLQPPTRPQRKRRLAPKPPTSYDQEQQRATTTTGTIPTTTTRSAAAAAAAAPAAATTRTTNAESSMKEKMLIGHSRNSSDSSGYHEASVLSDNPDSAGRLPETLPRRNRTPGTNEIPRKLVHTSQSSKSLGNLAVTASGASLDRALSSSSLSSSTDSNSSLKKKRAAPPPPVSRPLSAAISNQALERIDDSEESLTSDMDPSKPPSDIGAPSKASSDIGLSTILVLDKADHPEMMRKEKSNLIRMADVNAVEDPPKVENARVEVKREKASSEELTPLPKPRKVVRPKEERSSLIDPPPVPKRRLVPPVVLSRSQSKDSLDPSSNRNVIKTNAEDVRSSFSSSSSGGLEFEARETDPLETDKRLNLLTKHAKSMNDLYNVDSTGYKSCTVISMIPKCDRFEISRNSRSSSCGRLTDENRLYEEKKTIHMENDYEGDFDVISVTKDNEILEDNPKDSKRSKVYRSPSESNDFQIDSFNKRKRHLTSQSKDIVFALNLNLTFGSEKESDVEKESGQTERANAVEGISEIERKLCDTDALLHKVSETLSSSSLASSNEETEDVYNAVIKTNANRRMEEDPDEDKETPDYGEERKNQQDTSDYVSALEEDSSMADWEYQLPAPPSAFRDTDSSLFDGYDTVTLRSVEAFKESLVENRDDRSRVNNVSTFIDLDRIREIERKTMSIDKDKSKNMESQRAGPESKFKKEVISELETKIERGTLARSQKEPDSRKVNSGTPTLTTSNFAPIDNTLSNFTITTYTRQKSIDIFKEKEDKCSLEDEASRNKKTEPKISNDVESTRVWQAVNAKAGIVKRSKSHASAISKANSKNEVEGPRIDPNEKTSSSTSVSDVDIENKFTQRRNNRQEESTKGKEELRSFQVLKSILPQLTSSQPAEENVSKERNVITREKAKARFEALSDRDHSVTPSVISSRGESHVTAQRESKGTMDDDGETRTKRRYAYNGPPAISLGSWAERPTFKVQIKTDTDYKFQRGKLAEGGTIDSKERHDKRDTDDLADKLKNDATIVFGTKRTTFNETIALESKKNEERPIVTSVELKKTGVKEKEDTHKKSMKDNEKDNEKLIDTTPLNFQELTKAFRIDIDHRIKPMSQRANTNRHYGSQEFLRKKVDDTRKQNGQPMNDEFSFKRNIFQKDNALINGNRNINANSEGNQFGSFVGINSVNHRRSFNQDQTVQRKNNVTLRNNNANGIKPHPIPIPVVKGFKVSTMPFKESKVIKAEIKVNQNDEVVEALPPKAPTMPVIMGVTLKSTNARPKSMPINVDPRDMLLESIRNFGGRGKLKNIAERY; encoded by the exons ATGATGGATCTTCTCGTTCAAATTGCAACGGCCCACAAATTGGCAGCTTCGAGTTACACCTTGCAAGCGATCGGCGAGCGTGGGTTAGTTTTACCTCATCAACCGAACACGCCGATAGGAGCGCTCGATGCTCTTCAG GTGAAATTACTTCCCAAGCAATGTGCGTTCGTCCCGAAAAAGGTGAAGCCTGCGAATCAACCTTTCGAAACAACATTCAGATTGCAG GTACATTTACCAAGGAATCAATTGTACGTTTCAAGAGTCAGTCCGAAAATGAATCTAGGTGAAATTCTGAACGAAGTGTGCCGTGAGAAGAATCTGGACAAACACAAGTACGAGCTACGTCATCCGG TGAACTTGGAAGAAATACTGGATCTATCCCTATCCCTTCAGGACTATCATCTGCAGGAAGTAACGCTTTACGCGAAACAAGGTAGAACGTTAGGTTCCGCTTTGAGCTCGCAGGACATAATGGCTCTGCAAAGGCAAGAAGAGAGACGTAGGCAGCAAGCGAAGCAGAGCGTCTTTGGATTCatgtttaaaaaatcaaaagagagCTCGTTGAGCACCGACAGTCTAGAGGGTCGAAGCGTGTCACCAGCGAGAAGCGACGAAACTGGAAGAAGTGCCAGTCCACTTCAACCGCCTACGAGACCtcaaagaaagaggagactCGCACCGAAACCGCCTACCTCTTACGATCAAGAACAACAACGGGCTACTACGACCACCGGTACGAtaccaacgacgacgacgagatcggcggcggcggcggcggcggcagcgCCAGCGGCGGCAACGACAAGGACGACAAACGCGGAATcatcgatgaaagaaaagatgcTCATCGGTCACAGTCGAAATAGCAGCGATAGTTCGGGATATCACGAGGCTTCCGTGCTAAGTGACAATCCAGATTCGGCTGGACGACTCCCGGAAACTCTACCAAGGAGAAACAGAACGCCTGGTACCAACGAGATCCCGAGAAAACTCGTTCATACCTCGCAGTCGAGTAAAAGTCTCGGTAATCTCGCCGTAACCGCGTCCGGTGCCTCTCTCGATCGAGCCCTCAGCAGCTCCTCCCTCAGCAGTTCCACCG ACTCGAATTCAA GTTTGAAGAAGAAACGTGCCGCACCACCTCCACCGGTTTCGAGGCCACTCTCCGCAGCCATCTCTAATCAAGCGTTAGAACGTATCGACGATTCTGAGGAGTCCTTGACTTCCGATATGGATCCTTCGAAGCCACCATCGGACATCGGTGCACCTTCGAAGGCCTCCTCGGACATCGGTTTGAGCACGATTCTTGTCCTTGACAAGGCCGATCACCCGGAGATgatgagaaaggagaagagcaATTTGATTCGAATGGCCGATGTTAACGCGGTAGAGGATCCTCCGAAAGTAGAGAACGCTAGAGTAGAAGTTAAAAGAG AAAAGGCATCGTCCGAGGAATTAACGCCCTTGCCCAAGCCTCGCAAAGTTGTACGACCAAAAGAGGAGAGATCGTCGCTGATAGACCCGCCGCCAGTACCTAAGCGTAGATTAGTGCCACCGGTAGTGTTATCTAGATCGCAGAGCAAGGATTCTTTAGATCCTTCGTCGAATAGGAACGTAATAAAGACGAATGCGGAAGATGTtcgctcttctttttcctcttcttcctctggTGGCCTCGAATTCGAAGCACGAGAGACTGACCCGTTGGAGACAGATAAGAGATTGAATCTCTTGACGAAACACGCCAAGAGTATGAACGACTTATATAACGTCGATTCGACAGGATATAAATCCTGTACCGTGATATCGATGATACCAAAATGCGATCGTTTCGAGATCTCGAGAAACTCGAGATCGTCCAGTTGCGGCAGACTCACCGACGAGAATCGTCTCtacgaggaaaagaaaacgatccaTATGGAGAACGATTATGAAGGAGATTTCGATGTTATCTCGGTGACGAAGGACAATGAGATCTTGGAGGATAACCCGAAGGACTCGAAAAGATCAAAGGTCTATCGTAGTCCGTCCGAATCAAATGACTTTCAAATCGATTCGTTCAACAAACGAAAGAGACATTTGACGTCTCAATCGAAGGATATCGTGTTCGCTTTAAATCTGAACCTGACGTTCGGATCCGAAAAAGAATCGGACGTTGAGAAGGAAAGCGGGCAGACGGAAAGGGCTAACGCAGTAGAGGGGATATCAG AGATCGAGAGGAAGCTATGCGACACGGACGCTCTGCTGCACAAGGTGTCCGAAactttatcgtcgtcgtcgttggcgTCGTCGAACGAAGAGACCGAAGATGTTTATAACGCGGTGATAAAAACTAACGCAAATCGTCGCATGGAGGAGGATCCGGATGAGGATAAGGAGACCCCCGATTATggtgaagaaaggaaaaatcaacAGGACACCTCGGATTACGTGTCCGCCCTCGAGGAAGATTCGTCGATGGCTGATTGGGAATATCAATTGCCGGCACCACCGAGCGCCTTTCGAGATACCGATTCGTCGCTATTCGATGGCTACGACACGGTAACCCTGAGATCGGTCGAGGCGTTCAAAGAATCGCTCGTTGAAAATCGAGACGATCGTAGTCGTGTTAACAACGTGTCAACGTTCATCGACTTGGATCGAATCCGcgagatcgaaagaaaaacgatgtcgatcgataaagataaaagtaagaaTATGGAATCGCAGAGGGCCGGGCCAGaatcgaaatttaaaaaagaagtgaTATCGGAACTTGAAactaagatagaaagagggacaTTGGCCCGATCGCAAAAGGAACCGGATTCGAGGAAAGTTAATAGCGGTACGCCGACGTTAACGACGTCAAACTTCGCGCCCATCGATAACACGCTGTCGAATTTTACAATCACCACATATACGCGTCAAAAGAGTATAGATATATTCaaggaaaaggaggataaATGTTCCCTCGAAGACGAGGCTAGTCGGAATAAAAAAACAGAGCCAAAGATTTCCAACGACGTCGAGTCTACGCGAGTTTGGCAAGCCGTGAACGCCAAAGCCGGTATCGTTAAACGATCCAAGAGTCATGCATCCGCGATTAGCAAGGCCAACTCGAAGAACGAAGTGGAAGGGCCTAGGATCGACCCGAATGAAAAAACGTCGTCCAGCACGTCGGTGTCGGACGTCGATATTGAGAACAAGTTTACACAGCGAAGAAATAATCGCCAAGAGGAATCTAccaaagggaaagaagagttGCGATCGTTCCAG GTGTTGAAAAGCATTTTACCGCAGTTGACGAGCTCACAACCAGCGGAAGAAAATGtatcgaaagaaaggaacgtGATAACGCGAGAAAAAGCAAAGGCAAG GTTCGAGGCGTTATCCGACCGAGATCATTCCGTAACGCCGAGCGTGATTTCGTCACGCGGCGAATCTCACGTAACGGCGCAACGAGAGAGTAAAGGTACGATGGACGACGATGGGGAAACGAGGACGAAACGTCGTTACGCTTATAACGGTCCGCCAGCGATCAGTTTAGGAAGTTGGGCCGAAAGACCAACCTTCAAGGTTCAAATTAAAACGGACAcagattataaatttcaacggGGCAAATTGGCGGAGGGCGGTACGATTGATTCGAAGGAAAGACATGATAAGCGAGACACGGATGATCTTGCGGATAAGCTGAAGAACGACGCGACGATCGTTTTTGGAACAAAGAGGACAACTTTTAACGAAACGATCGCTCTCGagtcgaaaaaaaatgaggagaGACCTATCGTGACAAGTGTCGAATTGAAGAAGACCGGcgtgaaagagaaggaggatacTCATAAAAAGTCAATGAAGgataatgagaaagataaCGAAAAATTGATAGACACGACACCGTTGAATTTTCAAGAATTAACCAAGGCCTTTCGTATCGATATCGATCATAGGATAAAACCTATGTCCCAACGTGCCAACACAAACAGACATTATGGTTCGCAGGAATTTCTTCGTAAGAAGGTTGATGACACGAGGAAACAAAACGGGCAGCCGATGAACGACgaattctcttttaaaagGAACATTTTCCAAAAGGATAATGCATTGATCAACGGTAATCGCAATATCAATGCCAATTCCGAGGGTAACCAATTCGGCTCGTTCGTGGGAATAAATTCGGTGAATCATCGTCGTTCATTCAATCAGGATCAGACCGTTCAAAGGAAGAATAACGTGACGCTGAGGAACAACAACGCAAACGGCATAAAGCCGCACCCTATACCTATACCCGTTGTAAAGGGATTCAAAGTATCGACGATGCCTTTTAAAGAATCGAAAGTTATTAAAGCCGAGATTAAGGTTAATCAAAACGATGAAGTCGTTGAGGCACTGCCTCCCAAAGCTCCGACGATGCCTGTAATAATGGGTGTCACTTTAAAAAGTACTAACGCGAGACCAAAGTCAATGCCGATAAACGTAGATCCTAGAGATATGCTATTGGAGTCCATTAGGAATTTTGGGGGTcgaggaaaattaaaaaac ATTGCAGAgaggtattaa
- the LOC124954693 gene encoding E3 ubiquitin-protein ligase RBBP6 isoform X6: MALQRQEERRRQQAKQSVFGFMFKKSKESSLSTDSLEGRSVSPARSDETGRSASPLQPPTRPQRKRRLAPKPPTSYDQEQQRATTTTGTIPTTTTRSAAAAAAAAPAAATTRTTNAESSMKEKMLIGHSRNSSDSSGYHEASVLSDNPDSAGRLPETLPRRNRTPGTNEIPRKLVHTSQSSKSLGNLAVTASGASLDRALSSSSLSSSTDSNSSLKKKRAAPPPPVSRPLSAAISNQALERIDDSEESLTSDMDPSKPPSDIGAPSKASSDIGLSTILVLDKADHPEMMRKEKSNLIRMADVNAVEDPPKVENARVEVKREKASSEELTPLPKPRKVVRPKEERSSLIDPPPVPKRRLVPPVVLSRSQSKDSLDPSSNRNVIKTNAEDVRSSFSSSSSGGLEFEARETDPLETDKRLNLLTKHAKSMNDLYNVDSTGYKSCTVISMIPKCDRFEISRNSRSSSCGRLTDENRLYEEKKTIHMENDYEGDFDVISVTKDNEILEDNPKDSKRSKVYRSPSESNDFQIDSFNKRKRHLTSQSKDIVFALNLNLTFGSEKESDVEKESGQTERANAVEGISEIERKLCDTDALLHKVSETLSSSSLASSNEETEDVYNAVIKTNANRRMEEDPDEDKETPDYGEERKNQQDTSDYVSALEEDSSMADWEYQLPAPPSAFRDTDSSLFDGYDTVTLRSVEAFKESLVENRDDRSRVNNVSTFIDLDRIREIERKTMSIDKDKSKNMESQRAGPESKFKKEVISELETKIERGTLARSQKEPDSRKVNSGTPTLTTSNFAPIDNTLSNFTITTYTRQKSIDIFKEKEDKCSLEDEASRNKKTEPKISNDVESTRVWQAVNAKAGIVKRSKSHASAISKANSKNEVEGPRIDPNEKTSSSTSVSDVDIENKFTQRRNNRQEESTKGKEELRSFQVLKSILPQLTSSQPAEENVSKERNVITREKAKARFEALSDRDHSVTPSVISSRGESHVTAQRESKGTMDDDGETRTKRRYAYNGPPAISLGSWAERPTFKVQIKTDTDYKFQRGKLAEGGTIDSKERHDKRDTDDLADKLKNDATIVFGTKRTTFNETIALESKKNEERPIVTSVELKKTGVKEKEDTHKKSMKDNEKDNEKLIDTTPLNFQELTKAFRIDIDHRIKPMSQRANTNRHYGSQEFLRKKVDDTRKQNGQPMNDEFSFKRNIFQKDNALINGNRNINANSEGNQFGSFVGINSVNHRRSFNQDQTVQRKNNVTLRNNNANGIKPHPIPIPVVKGFKVSTMPFKESKVIKAEIKVNQNDEVVEALPPKAPTMPVIMGVTLKSTNARPKSMPINVDPRDMLLESIRNFGGRGKLKNIAERY; encoded by the exons ATGGCTCTGCAAAGGCAAGAAGAGAGACGTAGGCAGCAAGCGAAGCAGAGCGTCTTTGGATTCatgtttaaaaaatcaaaagagagCTCGTTGAGCACCGACAGTCTAGAGGGTCGAAGCGTGTCACCAGCGAGAAGCGACGAAACTGGAAGAAGTGCCAGTCCACTTCAACCGCCTACGAGACCtcaaagaaagaggagactCGCACCGAAACCGCCTACCTCTTACGATCAAGAACAACAACGGGCTACTACGACCACCGGTACGAtaccaacgacgacgacgagatcggcggcggcggcggcggcggcagcgCCAGCGGCGGCAACGACAAGGACGACAAACGCGGAATcatcgatgaaagaaaagatgcTCATCGGTCACAGTCGAAATAGCAGCGATAGTTCGGGATATCACGAGGCTTCCGTGCTAAGTGACAATCCAGATTCGGCTGGACGACTCCCGGAAACTCTACCAAGGAGAAACAGAACGCCTGGTACCAACGAGATCCCGAGAAAACTCGTTCATACCTCGCAGTCGAGTAAAAGTCTCGGTAATCTCGCCGTAACCGCGTCCGGTGCCTCTCTCGATCGAGCCCTCAGCAGCTCCTCCCTCAGCAGTTCCACCG ACTCGAATTCAA GTTTGAAGAAGAAACGTGCCGCACCACCTCCACCGGTTTCGAGGCCACTCTCCGCAGCCATCTCTAATCAAGCGTTAGAACGTATCGACGATTCTGAGGAGTCCTTGACTTCCGATATGGATCCTTCGAAGCCACCATCGGACATCGGTGCACCTTCGAAGGCCTCCTCGGACATCGGTTTGAGCACGATTCTTGTCCTTGACAAGGCCGATCACCCGGAGATgatgagaaaggagaagagcaATTTGATTCGAATGGCCGATGTTAACGCGGTAGAGGATCCTCCGAAAGTAGAGAACGCTAGAGTAGAAGTTAAAAGAG AAAAGGCATCGTCCGAGGAATTAACGCCCTTGCCCAAGCCTCGCAAAGTTGTACGACCAAAAGAGGAGAGATCGTCGCTGATAGACCCGCCGCCAGTACCTAAGCGTAGATTAGTGCCACCGGTAGTGTTATCTAGATCGCAGAGCAAGGATTCTTTAGATCCTTCGTCGAATAGGAACGTAATAAAGACGAATGCGGAAGATGTtcgctcttctttttcctcttcttcctctggTGGCCTCGAATTCGAAGCACGAGAGACTGACCCGTTGGAGACAGATAAGAGATTGAATCTCTTGACGAAACACGCCAAGAGTATGAACGACTTATATAACGTCGATTCGACAGGATATAAATCCTGTACCGTGATATCGATGATACCAAAATGCGATCGTTTCGAGATCTCGAGAAACTCGAGATCGTCCAGTTGCGGCAGACTCACCGACGAGAATCGTCTCtacgaggaaaagaaaacgatccaTATGGAGAACGATTATGAAGGAGATTTCGATGTTATCTCGGTGACGAAGGACAATGAGATCTTGGAGGATAACCCGAAGGACTCGAAAAGATCAAAGGTCTATCGTAGTCCGTCCGAATCAAATGACTTTCAAATCGATTCGTTCAACAAACGAAAGAGACATTTGACGTCTCAATCGAAGGATATCGTGTTCGCTTTAAATCTGAACCTGACGTTCGGATCCGAAAAAGAATCGGACGTTGAGAAGGAAAGCGGGCAGACGGAAAGGGCTAACGCAGTAGAGGGGATATCAG AGATCGAGAGGAAGCTATGCGACACGGACGCTCTGCTGCACAAGGTGTCCGAAactttatcgtcgtcgtcgttggcgTCGTCGAACGAAGAGACCGAAGATGTTTATAACGCGGTGATAAAAACTAACGCAAATCGTCGCATGGAGGAGGATCCGGATGAGGATAAGGAGACCCCCGATTATggtgaagaaaggaaaaatcaacAGGACACCTCGGATTACGTGTCCGCCCTCGAGGAAGATTCGTCGATGGCTGATTGGGAATATCAATTGCCGGCACCACCGAGCGCCTTTCGAGATACCGATTCGTCGCTATTCGATGGCTACGACACGGTAACCCTGAGATCGGTCGAGGCGTTCAAAGAATCGCTCGTTGAAAATCGAGACGATCGTAGTCGTGTTAACAACGTGTCAACGTTCATCGACTTGGATCGAATCCGcgagatcgaaagaaaaacgatgtcgatcgataaagataaaagtaagaaTATGGAATCGCAGAGGGCCGGGCCAGaatcgaaatttaaaaaagaagtgaTATCGGAACTTGAAactaagatagaaagagggacaTTGGCCCGATCGCAAAAGGAACCGGATTCGAGGAAAGTTAATAGCGGTACGCCGACGTTAACGACGTCAAACTTCGCGCCCATCGATAACACGCTGTCGAATTTTACAATCACCACATATACGCGTCAAAAGAGTATAGATATATTCaaggaaaaggaggataaATGTTCCCTCGAAGACGAGGCTAGTCGGAATAAAAAAACAGAGCCAAAGATTTCCAACGACGTCGAGTCTACGCGAGTTTGGCAAGCCGTGAACGCCAAAGCCGGTATCGTTAAACGATCCAAGAGTCATGCATCCGCGATTAGCAAGGCCAACTCGAAGAACGAAGTGGAAGGGCCTAGGATCGACCCGAATGAAAAAACGTCGTCCAGCACGTCGGTGTCGGACGTCGATATTGAGAACAAGTTTACACAGCGAAGAAATAATCGCCAAGAGGAATCTAccaaagggaaagaagagttGCGATCGTTCCAG GTGTTGAAAAGCATTTTACCGCAGTTGACGAGCTCACAACCAGCGGAAGAAAATGtatcgaaagaaaggaacgtGATAACGCGAGAAAAAGCAAAGGCAAG GTTCGAGGCGTTATCCGACCGAGATCATTCCGTAACGCCGAGCGTGATTTCGTCACGCGGCGAATCTCACGTAACGGCGCAACGAGAGAGTAAAGGTACGATGGACGACGATGGGGAAACGAGGACGAAACGTCGTTACGCTTATAACGGTCCGCCAGCGATCAGTTTAGGAAGTTGGGCCGAAAGACCAACCTTCAAGGTTCAAATTAAAACGGACAcagattataaatttcaacggGGCAAATTGGCGGAGGGCGGTACGATTGATTCGAAGGAAAGACATGATAAGCGAGACACGGATGATCTTGCGGATAAGCTGAAGAACGACGCGACGATCGTTTTTGGAACAAAGAGGACAACTTTTAACGAAACGATCGCTCTCGagtcgaaaaaaaatgaggagaGACCTATCGTGACAAGTGTCGAATTGAAGAAGACCGGcgtgaaagagaaggaggatacTCATAAAAAGTCAATGAAGgataatgagaaagataaCGAAAAATTGATAGACACGACACCGTTGAATTTTCAAGAATTAACCAAGGCCTTTCGTATCGATATCGATCATAGGATAAAACCTATGTCCCAACGTGCCAACACAAACAGACATTATGGTTCGCAGGAATTTCTTCGTAAGAAGGTTGATGACACGAGGAAACAAAACGGGCAGCCGATGAACGACgaattctcttttaaaagGAACATTTTCCAAAAGGATAATGCATTGATCAACGGTAATCGCAATATCAATGCCAATTCCGAGGGTAACCAATTCGGCTCGTTCGTGGGAATAAATTCGGTGAATCATCGTCGTTCATTCAATCAGGATCAGACCGTTCAAAGGAAGAATAACGTGACGCTGAGGAACAACAACGCAAACGGCATAAAGCCGCACCCTATACCTATACCCGTTGTAAAGGGATTCAAAGTATCGACGATGCCTTTTAAAGAATCGAAAGTTATTAAAGCCGAGATTAAGGTTAATCAAAACGATGAAGTCGTTGAGGCACTGCCTCCCAAAGCTCCGACGATGCCTGTAATAATGGGTGTCACTTTAAAAAGTACTAACGCGAGACCAAAGTCAATGCCGATAAACGTAGATCCTAGAGATATGCTATTGGAGTCCATTAGGAATTTTGGGGGTcgaggaaaattaaaaaac ATTGCAGAgaggtattaa